The Geotrypetes seraphini chromosome 6, aGeoSer1.1, whole genome shotgun sequence genome includes a window with the following:
- the GPR34 gene encoding probable G-protein coupled receptor 34: METTSSSFLPLTTLISDYRNDITNTRNTSELNEATSSKISNETACSINEGSLTALLAVSYSIIFISGLIGNVLALYAFLYMNKWNSIQVYLLNVAIADLLLTFCLPFRVLYHIAQNRWLLHPIFCKVVGNLFFMNMYISITLLGLISIDRYTKLARYQHKRVSKAKRSVYICCTLWVIAITAAIVMIGKEEHHSNLCFHYQDKQKATWKEGFNYFLGIVFWIVFIFLILSYVKIAKNLMNISKKRSNFPNAGKYNIAAKKSFIVLFIFTICFVPYHTLRFIYITSQLQNTPCYWKEIMHKSNEVMLVLSACNSCLDPLLYFSLSSRVRKTVLHLLCQRHHDQDRSEVTLQNLHADILK; the protein is encoded by the coding sequence ATGGAGACTACTTCTTCCAGCTTCCTACCTTTAACTACTTTGATATCTGATTACAGGAATGACATCACAAACACAAGAAACACCAGCGAATTAAATGAAGCCACTTCTTCAAAAATCTCCAATGAAACTGCATGCTCTATAAATGAAGGATCACTAACTGCCTTGTTAGCTGTGTCGTATTCCATTATTTTCATCAGTGGGCTGATAGGAAATGTGTTAGCACTGTATGCTTTTTTATACATGAACAAGTGGAATTCTATCCAAGTTTATTTGCTTAATGTAGCTATTGCAGACCTCCTGCTCACTTTCTGTCTTCCTTTTAGAGTCTTGTATCATATTGCCCAAAATAGGTGGCTGTTACATCCAATTTTCTGCAAAGTTGttggaaatttattttttatgaatatGTATATTAGCATAACACTGCTAGGTCTGATCAGCATTGATCGTTATACAAAACTTGCACGTTATCAACATAAAAGAGTATCAAAAGCCAAAAGGAGTGTCTATATCTGTTGTACATTGTGGGTAATAGCAATTACAGCAGCCATAGTAATGATTGGAAAAGAAGAGCATCATTCTAACTTGTGCTTCCACTACCAAGACAAACAAAAAGCAACATGGAAAGAAGGTTTTAACTATTTTCTTGGGATTGTCTTTTGGATAGTTTTTATCTTCTTGATTCTTTCCTATGTTAAAATTGCCAAGAACCTTATGAATATCTCCAAGAAAAGATCAAATTTTCCTAACGCTGGAAAGTATAATATTGCAGCTAAGAAATCTTTCATTGTACTCTTCATCTTTACCATATGTTTTGTTCCTTATCATACTTTGCGATTTATCTATATTACATCTCAGCTGCAAAACACGCCCTGCTACTGGAAGGAGATAATGCACAAAAGCAATGAGGTCATGCTTGTGCTCTCAGCTTGCAACAGCTGCTTAGACCCACTCCTGTATTTTTCCTTATCCAGCCGTGTGCGCAAGACTGTATTGCACCTCCTTTGTCAAAGACACCATGATCAAGACAGAAGTGAAGTCACACTTCAGAATTTGCACGCGGACATACTCAAATAA